A stretch of the Clostridium fungisolvens genome encodes the following:
- a CDS encoding 2-isopropylmalate synthase: MLKRIKIFDTTLRDGEQTPGVNLNLKEKLIIAKNLEALGVDVIEAGFPTASIGDFESVASIAKTIKTSTVAALARATKGDIDRAYEAIRDAESPRIHTFIATSPIHLKYKLNMTEDQVLERAVDMVKYASSLCSDVEFSAEDAYRSNPEYLIRLFTEVIKAGAKVINIPDTVGYALPNDYGSFIKHIVDNVKGIENIDVSVHCHDDLGMAVANSLSGIMNGATQVECAINGLGERAGNASLEEIVMAIETRKSYLDMETGIKINGIWRSSKLVSSLTGIVVQPNKAIVGENAFAHESGIHQDGVLKEKSTYEIITPESIGKVQNNNIVLGKHSGRHAFSSYLKENGIEMDEETINDAFDKFKKLTDRKKNITWKDIEAIINNNANIAEETYKLVSFQTLGGNRSIPTTTVEIEFNGEILRESSVGDGTVASAFKAVERAINIPIKLKDYTIQSVSDGEDALGEVTVKIEEASNIFVGKALSGDIIEASINALINAVNKMIEKIEKDGE; the protein is encoded by the coding sequence ATATTGAAGAGAATCAAGATTTTTGATACTACTCTAAGAGATGGGGAGCAAACGCCAGGGGTAAACTTAAATCTAAAAGAAAAACTAATCATAGCAAAAAATCTAGAAGCTCTAGGTGTTGATGTAATAGAAGCTGGATTTCCTACAGCCTCCATTGGGGATTTTGAAAGTGTTGCTTCTATAGCTAAAACTATAAAAACCTCAACAGTGGCAGCTCTTGCGAGGGCAACTAAAGGGGATATTGATAGAGCTTATGAGGCAATAAGGGATGCTGAAAGTCCAAGAATACACACTTTTATTGCGACTTCGCCAATTCACCTAAAATATAAGCTTAATATGACTGAAGATCAAGTTCTAGAAAGAGCTGTGGATATGGTTAAGTATGCTTCAAGCTTATGTTCTGATGTTGAGTTTTCTGCTGAGGATGCTTATAGAAGCAATCCTGAATATCTAATTAGGCTTTTTACTGAAGTCATAAAGGCAGGAGCTAAGGTTATAAATATACCCGATACTGTTGGGTATGCATTACCAAATGACTATGGTAGTTTTATTAAGCATATAGTTGATAATGTTAAAGGAATAGAAAATATAGATGTATCAGTTCATTGTCATGATGATCTAGGAATGGCTGTAGCTAACTCCTTAAGTGGTATCATGAATGGCGCAACTCAAGTGGAATGTGCCATAAATGGGCTTGGAGAAAGAGCAGGGAATGCTTCACTTGAAGAAATAGTTATGGCTATTGAAACAAGAAAAAGTTACTTAGATATGGAGACTGGAATAAAGATAAATGGGATATGGAGAAGCAGTAAACTTGTTTCTTCTTTAACTGGAATTGTGGTTCAGCCTAACAAGGCTATTGTAGGAGAAAATGCTTTTGCTCATGAGTCTGGAATACATCAAGATGGAGTTTTAAAAGAAAAGTCAACCTATGAGATAATCACTCCTGAATCCATAGGGAAGGTTCAAAATAATAATATAGTTCTTGGCAAACATTCAGGTAGACATGCTTTTTCAAGCTATTTAAAGGAAAATGGTATTGAGATGGATGAAGAGACTATAAATGATGCATTTGACAAGTTTAAAAAGCTTACTGATAGAAAGAAGAATATTACTTGGAAGGATATAGAGGCGATTATAAATAATAATGCCAATATAGCTGAAGAAACCTATAAGTTAGTTTCTTTTCAGACGCTTGGAGGTAATAGAAGTATACCGACAACTACTGTGGAAATTGAGTTTAATGGGGAAATTTTAAGAGAAAGTTCAGTGGGGGATGGTACTGTCGCTTCAGCATTTAAAGCAGTTGAAAGGGCTATTAATATACCAATAAAGCTTAAAGACTACACTATACAATCAGTTAGTGATGGTGAAGATGCACTGGGAGAAGTTACTGTAAAGATTGAAGAGGCAAGTAATATATTTGTAGGAAAGGCTCTCTCAGGCGATATTATTGAAGCTAGCATAAATGCATTAATAAATGCAGTAAATAAAATGATAGAAAAAATAGAAAAGGATGGGGAATAG
- the ilvC gene encoding ketol-acid reductoisomerase, with protein MVKMYYEKDGDLSLLENKKVAVIGYGSQGHAHALNLHESGVDVTVGLYNGSKSFEKAQAAGLKVATVKEATENCDIIMILVPDEKQAKLYKEEIEPALTEGKALVFAHGFNIHYGQIVPPAFVDVFMVAPKGPGHMVRRTYTEGSGVPCLIAVQQDYSGKAKDYALAYTIGIGGARAGVLETTFKDETETDLFGEQAVLCGGVTELIKAGFDTLVEAGYSPENAYFECLHEMKLIVDLMYQGGMSTMRYSISDTAEYGDYVTGTKIVTEDTRKAMRDVLKDIQDGTFARNWLVENAVNRPYFNAKRRMEKEHPIEKVGKELRGMMSWIKTDLD; from the coding sequence ATGGTAAAGATGTATTATGAAAAAGATGGGGATTTAAGTTTATTAGAAAACAAAAAGGTTGCTGTAATTGGATATGGAAGTCAAGGACATGCTCATGCTCTTAACTTACATGAAAGTGGAGTAGATGTTACTGTAGGATTATATAATGGAAGTAAGTCCTTTGAAAAGGCTCAAGCTGCAGGGCTTAAAGTTGCTACTGTAAAAGAAGCTACAGAAAACTGCGATATAATTATGATATTAGTTCCTGATGAAAAACAAGCAAAACTATATAAGGAAGAAATAGAACCAGCTTTAACTGAAGGTAAGGCATTAGTGTTTGCACATGGATTCAATATTCACTATGGACAAATTGTTCCTCCTGCATTCGTTGATGTATTCATGGTAGCTCCTAAAGGCCCAGGACACATGGTAAGAAGAACTTATACTGAAGGTTCTGGTGTTCCATGTCTTATAGCTGTACAACAAGATTATTCAGGAAAAGCAAAGGATTATGCTTTAGCTTACACTATAGGTATAGGGGGAGCAAGAGCTGGTGTTCTTGAAACTACTTTTAAGGATGAAACAGAAACAGATTTATTTGGAGAGCAGGCTGTACTTTGCGGAGGTGTTACTGAGCTTATAAAGGCTGGATTCGATACTTTAGTTGAAGCTGGTTATTCTCCAGAAAATGCTTACTTTGAATGTCTACATGAAATGAAGCTAATTGTTGATTTAATGTATCAAGGTGGAATGAGCACTATGAGATATTCAATAAGTGATACTGCTGAGTATGGTGACTACGTAACTGGAACTAAGATAGTTACTGAAGATACGAGAAAAGCTATGAGAGATGTACTTAAAGATATCCAAGATGGAACTTTCGCAAGAAACTGGTTAGTTGAAAATGCAGTAAATAGACCTTACTTTAACGCTAAGAGAAGAATGGAAAAAGAGCACCCAATTGAAAAGGTTGGAAAAGAATTAAGAGGCATGATGAGCTGGATAAAGACTGATTTAGACTAG